A DNA window from Bacteroides cellulosilyticus contains the following coding sequences:
- a CDS encoding fimbrial protein, producing MKMTINIKFPAVVLLLTMLALLTYSCSDENEPAGTSIYQGERIPLGITMGARNTTDEDKVIKSVRAIVFNDKDQLVYNAVSDASINDDNTFTATIRAARGYNNIYIICNETTELTEKLNAIKRENEIENVTFSAVGIVAPPPMYGNVTHAYVESRSDGSNATVIVNNVRMTELPISVTRMVARLSFTAIKNITNPDEDFKVAKLTVKVCRMPVGTPIGEGQPSTGDVWSDDLAISGTGTLDNNGDYTIKDNSYTIPAALDFITIPATYIPEHLLSQPENASQATYLKIDAQCVLKNGSSQVLNCVYLLNIGQEPPKNYNLTRNNHYQIYATITGMGAMGLYAQIVAMEEHDITINWKPIDGLVIVSDKAADYDAVADTSKNVNIWNDVSVYSGILKAYHSETGYKDVLFKYGSLIAVHSGTSAGEEFIAPASASVLNDVLWYPGSYDPLSISGWTGIPYLNTGGIPANNTVDQVKAGVGDPCKLAGLSETQIKAQNIVDNGQWHMATPDENKALIAASDNENNSYGYPSFHWLLSPHNRYRDAGGVSQGDHSNGGYWTDDASVFEFSGNPSGASFQSGKDRQSAYMIRCVRNEIPESKMEAGTISSPTYQGTEKGVKAYFGIKSNVPYWTATLVTGEGAGTADPNDFSFVSDGTIVHTTHGSNTENIPVYVKRKESASPRSFRVKVEGGGLDGQTRSILLTVSQSGYDLRATTGLSSLGNIPQTGDTYMVNIQLTPTDISIPAGKLYLQVIYGGVQKCLSTIVETASNTYSYSVSITIPENSSPSPINLTVNILLEKDTGVTVPLGSPSITQSGY from the coding sequence ATGAAAATGACTATAAACATAAAATTTCCGGCAGTTGTCTTGCTTTTAACAATGCTGGCCCTCTTAACTTATTCTTGCAGTGACGAGAATGAACCGGCGGGTACAAGTATTTATCAAGGAGAAAGGATACCACTGGGCATTACTATGGGGGCACGCAACACTACCGATGAAGATAAAGTGATAAAATCCGTACGCGCCATTGTTTTTAATGACAAGGACCAACTTGTGTATAACGCAGTTTCCGATGCTTCCATAAACGATGATAACACATTTACTGCAACAATCAGGGCTGCACGGGGATACAACAATATTTACATCATCTGTAATGAGACGACGGAACTGACGGAAAAACTCAACGCCATTAAACGGGAAAATGAAATAGAAAACGTGACATTCTCAGCCGTAGGTATCGTTGCTCCTCCGCCTATGTATGGAAATGTGACACATGCTTATGTCGAATCCCGTAGCGACGGGTCAAATGCCACCGTTATAGTTAATAATGTCAGAATGACCGAACTGCCGATAAGTGTGACACGTATGGTGGCCCGTCTTAGCTTTACAGCTATTAAAAATATAACCAATCCGGATGAAGATTTCAAAGTAGCCAAGCTCACAGTTAAGGTATGCCGTATGCCGGTCGGTACACCCATAGGAGAAGGGCAGCCATCTACAGGCGATGTCTGGTCAGACGACCTTGCGATATCAGGAACAGGCACGCTTGACAATAATGGCGATTATACTATAAAAGATAATAGCTATACTATTCCTGCCGCACTGGATTTCATAACAATTCCTGCCACATATATTCCTGAGCACTTGCTATCCCAACCTGAAAATGCTTCTCAGGCAACCTACCTTAAGATTGACGCACAGTGCGTACTTAAAAACGGAAGTTCTCAGGTGCTGAACTGCGTTTACCTCTTGAATATCGGTCAAGAGCCTCCCAAAAACTATAACCTGACACGAAATAACCATTATCAGATATATGCCACCATTACCGGTATGGGGGCAATGGGGCTATATGCGCAAATAGTGGCCATGGAGGAACATGATATTACCATCAACTGGAAACCTATCGACGGACTGGTCATTGTGAGCGACAAGGCGGCAGATTATGACGCGGTTGCCGATACATCCAAAAATGTCAATATCTGGAATGATGTCAGCGTTTATTCAGGTATACTGAAAGCATATCATTCGGAGACGGGATATAAGGATGTATTGTTCAAATATGGCAGCTTGATAGCCGTGCACAGCGGCACAAGTGCGGGTGAGGAGTTTATAGCTCCTGCCAGTGCCAGTGTACTGAACGATGTACTTTGGTATCCCGGTTCATACGATCCCTTAAGCATCAGCGGGTGGACAGGTATTCCCTACCTAAACACAGGTGGAATACCTGCAAATAACACCGTAGACCAGGTTAAAGCCGGGGTGGGAGATCCCTGCAAGCTGGCCGGACTTTCCGAAACCCAGATCAAGGCTCAAAACATTGTGGATAACGGGCAGTGGCACATGGCTACCCCGGATGAGAACAAAGCCCTGATAGCGGCATCGGATAACGAGAATAATTCATACGGTTATCCTTCTTTCCATTGGCTGCTTTCCCCGCATAACCGGTATAGAGACGCGGGCGGTGTATCTCAGGGGGACCATTCCAATGGAGGGTATTGGACCGATGACGCTTCGGTATTCGAATTCTCCGGTAATCCATCGGGTGCAAGTTTCCAAAGCGGTAAGGACAGGCAAAGTGCCTATATGATCCGCTGCGTGCGCAATGAAATACCGGAAAGCAAGATGGAGGCGGGTACCATCTCCAGTCCTACTTATCAGGGAACCGAAAAAGGTGTAAAAGCTTATTTCGGTATAAAATCCAATGTGCCTTATTGGACGGCAACGCTTGTCACGGGAGAAGGTGCGGGAACAGCGGATCCGAACGATTTCTCGTTCGTATCGGATGGCACCATCGTACATACGACCCACGGAAGCAATACGGAAAATATACCTGTATACGTCAAACGTAAAGAAAGTGCTTCACCGCGTTCATTCAGAGTGAAGGTGGAAGGGGGCGGTTTGGACGGACAGACAAGGAGCATATTGCTCACCGTCTCGCAAAGCGGATATGATTTACGTGCTACTACCGGATTAAGTAGTCTGGGTAATATACCTCAAACGGGAGATACTTATATGGTGAATATCCAGCTTACTCCGACGGATATCTCCATACCTGCCGGAAAACTGTATTTGCAGGTTATTTATGGAGGCGTCCAAAAGTGTCTCAGTACTATAGTGGAGACTGCATCGAATACGTATAGTTATTCTGTCTCGATAACAATTCCTGAGAACAGCAGTCCGAGTCCTATCAATCTTACTGTTAATATTCTACTGGAGAAAGATACCGGAGTGACAGTTCCTCTCGGCAGTCCGTCAATTACACAAAGCGGCTACTGA
- a CDS encoding DUF4906 domain-containing protein — MNLRTKYKRYFRTACTTLLLLAFVGCAKDKLAEYGPGDATGKVVMVSLKVGIPPAIEPASTSGYAAAKSLFRDRNDSGLPFTVALEQGQEPHEVTTRVSDGTTKLHNLWLFQFDEHGSINGNPHKLSDAVTAINDLMTIDVPLVVSENQTLYLLVLGPKLNYDMSGVSTLDELKNWSFDYLINVEGHTQSLITADDEVPLAGEVSGVTVVDIDGGKRGLVEYNKPTGFVGGIEIERLMARVTLRYKFEVENYRLQGLKLLNVNNTIRLTNPVKNTDADTYATFEMDQLGEPDSNGYYSATWYVAQNRQGTVATILSESQRYYKVVNKAPSGAAPPLGTQIEAWAYPTTGTDEYAIYQMYVGNNNTDNFDVEPNHFYNLRTAINAEINSAKNDERIRAYTTSQYVEFFSSLNVKASGASFSYTQYNKAGVDYDLDAAYSVRPIVIQTQGRKVEVEIYTDADCTQRADKGSSWLLLSSSSNYTDAFNNVKEPLDTRVTASSILPTQVKFYLYNKEYIYDDDGKLVDPGESDKSGKRSLYIKVTTTTEGEGETLQTFHIFRLDQRPAVYAGCFGGERDTDGNYTMGLVHDRPKRSVYQYDVPSGKLEYGYNAIVTADYSYGTDDVYYGKTATVNLAENIKNLTWSGNIPVPQKDASGHILLYQYQHPASTFSARACYDKNRDEDGNGRIEGEELKWYLPASNQLIGLYIGSLLDASSGQTITEDGSTSAKRWYYGLNSYYKTEGSARCVRDIPLPSVTY; from the coding sequence ATGAACCTAAGAACAAAATATAAAAGATATTTCCGGACAGCCTGCACCACCTTGCTGTTGCTGGCGTTCGTGGGCTGTGCAAAAGATAAACTGGCAGAGTACGGTCCCGGTGACGCTACCGGTAAGGTGGTTATGGTCAGCCTGAAAGTCGGTATTCCCCCAGCTATAGAGCCTGCATCAACGAGCGGATATGCCGCCGCTAAGTCGCTTTTTAGGGATAGGAACGATTCCGGATTGCCGTTTACAGTGGCTTTGGAACAGGGACAAGAGCCACATGAGGTAACTACCCGGGTGTCTGACGGCACGACCAAGTTACATAACCTTTGGCTTTTCCAATTCGATGAGCACGGTTCCATTAACGGAAATCCTCATAAACTGAGTGATGCGGTAACAGCCATAAATGATTTGATGACGATAGATGTCCCCCTCGTAGTATCAGAGAACCAAACCTTATACCTGTTGGTATTAGGCCCCAAACTTAACTATGATATGAGCGGAGTGAGCACTCTTGATGAACTCAAGAATTGGAGTTTTGACTATCTTATTAATGTAGAAGGGCATACCCAATCGCTTATCACCGCAGATGATGAAGTGCCGCTGGCCGGAGAAGTGTCAGGTGTCACTGTGGTGGACATCGACGGTGGTAAGCGTGGTCTGGTAGAATACAACAAACCGACCGGCTTTGTGGGAGGCATCGAAATCGAGAGGTTGATGGCACGCGTTACCTTACGTTACAAGTTCGAGGTGGAAAATTACCGGTTACAAGGTTTGAAACTGCTGAATGTGAACAATACTATCCGGCTCACCAATCCTGTAAAAAATACCGATGCGGATACATACGCCACATTTGAAATGGATCAGTTGGGTGAGCCCGATTCCAATGGCTATTACTCGGCAACATGGTATGTAGCGCAGAATCGGCAAGGGACGGTCGCAACTATTCTGAGTGAAAGCCAGCGGTACTACAAAGTGGTCAATAAGGCGCCTTCAGGTGCTGCGCCGCCACTGGGTACGCAGATAGAGGCATGGGCATACCCTACTACCGGAACAGACGAATACGCGATCTACCAGATGTATGTTGGGAATAACAACACCGATAACTTCGATGTGGAACCCAACCATTTTTATAATTTGCGTACTGCTATAAACGCAGAGATAAACTCGGCGAAGAATGATGAACGGATCAGGGCATATACCACCAGCCAGTATGTGGAATTTTTTTCCAGCCTTAACGTAAAGGCTTCCGGGGCATCATTCAGCTACACCCAGTACAACAAAGCGGGTGTCGATTATGACCTGGATGCAGCTTATAGTGTCCGCCCGATAGTTATACAGACTCAAGGAAGGAAAGTGGAAGTGGAAATATATACTGACGCAGATTGTACGCAGAGAGCCGATAAGGGAAGCAGTTGGCTCCTCTTGTCTTCCTCTTCCAACTATACGGATGCATTCAATAATGTTAAAGAGCCATTGGATACCCGTGTTACGGCAAGTTCCATACTTCCCACTCAGGTGAAGTTTTATCTCTATAATAAGGAATACATTTACGATGATGACGGCAAACTGGTCGACCCGGGTGAATCCGATAAATCAGGAAAGCGTTCTTTATACATTAAAGTAACTACTACGACAGAGGGTGAAGGAGAAACATTGCAAACTTTCCATATATTCAGACTGGACCAGCGCCCGGCAGTATATGCCGGGTGTTTTGGAGGAGAAAGAGACACGGACGGAAACTATACAATGGGATTGGTGCATGACAGACCGAAACGTAGTGTATACCAGTATGACGTACCATCGGGTAAATTGGAATATGGTTACAATGCGATTGTAACAGCTGATTATTCATACGGGACGGATGACGTGTATTATGGAAAAACCGCAACGGTAAACCTGGCCGAGAATATAAAGAACCTTACTTGGAGTGGTAATATACCTGTCCCGCAGAAAGATGCTTCCGGACATATATTGCTATATCAATATCAACACCCCGCTAGTACATTTTCTGCAAGGGCTTGCTATGATAAGAACCGGGATGAAGATGGAAACGGACGAATAGAAGGGGAGGAGTTAAAATGGTATTTACCGGCATCCAATCAACTGATTGGCCTCTATATCGGCAGTCTATTAGATGCCAGCAGCGGGCAAACAATTACAGAAGATGGAAGTACTTCTGCCAAAAGGTGGTATTACGGGCTTAACTCTTACTATAAGACTGAGGGTAGTGCAAGGTGTGTAAGAGACATCCCTCTCCCTTCCGTTACTTATTAA
- a CDS encoding DUF1566 domain-containing protein, translated as MKRITVIIFASLFILLKGYSQTIEVYEDSRGNKYAAINSKDLPKQRIRDKSAVFYNNIQLYEYTPTGQDTNPIIDTNGNPVYADRIIRHIDSMYDAGKINKTVSAFFIVSPDIVYSDGNDSEGKDSGTQTMNWATANGYLATANSNSYSTEKNIAVPKGCAMYRGKDGQDAPGTWRIPTLREGSLIMIYYKELEATATQDTDCKAFALSDIATTYWLATENTTSSQAWSMTIYPDATRVKYKSVRDLSKASYYYLRCIRDIPPE; from the coding sequence ATGAAAAGAATAACTGTCATAATCTTCGCGTCCCTTTTTATCTTGCTAAAGGGATATTCCCAGACAATAGAAGTCTATGAAGATTCAAGGGGAAACAAGTATGCGGCTATTAATTCGAAAGATTTGCCGAAACAAAGGATCAGAGATAAAAGTGCTGTCTTTTATAACAACATTCAATTATACGAGTACACCCCGACTGGTCAAGATACGAATCCTATTATTGATACTAATGGCAACCCTGTTTATGCGGACAGGATTATCCGGCATATAGATAGCATGTATGATGCAGGCAAAATCAATAAGACTGTATCTGCATTTTTTATAGTCTCTCCGGATATCGTATATAGCGATGGCAATGATAGCGAGGGAAAAGATAGTGGAACGCAAACAATGAATTGGGCTACGGCAAATGGCTATCTCGCTACGGCAAACAGTAATAGTTATAGTACGGAGAAGAATATTGCCGTTCCCAAGGGATGCGCTATGTATCGGGGGAAAGACGGTCAGGACGCTCCGGGAACATGGCGGATACCTACACTGCGTGAAGGAAGCCTGATTATGATTTATTATAAGGAATTAGAGGCTACAGCTACCCAAGATACCGATTGTAAAGCATTTGCCTTATCTGACATAGCAACCACCTATTGGTTAGCGACGGAAAATACAACTTCTTCTCAAGCATGGTCAATGACAATTTATCCTGATGCGACAAGAGTGAAATATAAGTCTGTCAGAGATCTCTCCAAGGCAAGCTACTATTATCTCCGTTGCATCCGGGATATTCCGCCGGAATGA
- a CDS encoding DUF4469 domain-containing protein encodes MKTIKAEMLLVEGSSFPVIQEVYDPLSRRRNGTITPQAPIIITGCNLEMLTWENTRLCIIPAVNDKILIELNNVHRCSEDKVCAILPQVDEGEYFLALKILMKDKECFIYIFSEPLIVSLKRYGRVDMYPHYYDGDK; translated from the coding sequence ATGAAAACAATAAAAGCTGAAATGTTACTGGTGGAAGGTTCGTCGTTTCCTGTCATTCAGGAGGTTTACGACCCTTTGAGCAGAAGGCGTAACGGAACCATCACTCCGCAGGCTCCCATTATTATTACCGGATGCAATTTAGAGATGCTGACGTGGGAAAACACAAGATTATGTATTATTCCCGCAGTAAACGACAAGATACTGATAGAGCTTAACAATGTGCACAGATGCTCAGAAGATAAAGTTTGTGCAATCCTTCCGCAAGTTGACGAGGGCGAATATTTTCTGGCACTGAAAATCTTGATGAAAGATAAAGAATGTTTTATCTATATTTTCTCTGAGCCGTTGATTGTGAGTCTAAAAAGATATGGAAGAGTAGATATGTATCCACATTACTATGATGGGGATAAGTGA
- a CDS encoding helix-turn-helix domain-containing protein — translation MVVRKNNEYDQADTSPEFEEFNVYTDLSDLPLDGNPKYLDECIVGVCTEGSAFFSVFSNKRKVIKNDLITIFPYQLACVTDFSEDFSMTFLKVPKKMFLDTICGTYRPTLEYFFYMRKNFSLPMCEEECDRFIHFCYILSFRIDLPCSYFRRESIMNLLKVFFWDMYVSYKNSPQSEKPIKYTHKEKKMFDFFCLVIEYHTVSRDVAFYAEKMHISPKYLTMLMTENSGRSAKEWIVEYTILEIKALLRDSSLEIKEVVSRTNFQSNSVMTRFFREYTGMTPTEYRERESF, via the coding sequence ATGGTAGTGAGAAAAAATAACGAATATGATCAGGCTGATACTTCGCCTGAGTTTGAAGAGTTCAATGTTTACACGGATCTAAGTGATTTACCTCTTGATGGAAATCCTAAATATCTTGATGAATGCATTGTAGGAGTATGTACGGAAGGTTCTGCCTTTTTCAGTGTGTTTTCCAATAAGCGAAAAGTTATCAAGAACGATTTGATAACAATTTTCCCTTACCAGCTAGCCTGTGTGACTGATTTTAGTGAAGATTTCTCTATGACATTTCTTAAGGTGCCTAAAAAGATGTTTTTAGACACCATTTGTGGCACATATAGGCCTACTCTTGAGTACTTTTTTTATATGAGGAAAAATTTCAGCTTACCTATGTGTGAGGAAGAGTGTGACCGGTTTATTCATTTTTGTTATATACTATCTTTCCGCATAGATTTACCATGCAGCTATTTCAGGAGGGAATCCATAATGAATCTTTTGAAGGTTTTCTTTTGGGATATGTATGTATCGTATAAGAATAGTCCACAGTCGGAAAAACCGATAAAGTATACCCATAAGGAAAAAAAGATGTTCGACTTCTTTTGTCTGGTAATAGAATATCATACAGTCAGTCGTGATGTCGCGTTTTACGCGGAAAAAATGCATATTTCCCCTAAGTACCTGACAATGCTGATGACGGAAAATAGCGGACGTTCGGCCAAAGAGTGGATTGTTGAGTATACCATTCTTGAAATCAAGGCTCTTTTGAGGGATTCGAGCCTGGAAATTAAGGAAGTGGTTTCACGAACCAACTTTCAATCAAACTCCGTAATGACCCGTTTTTTTCGTGAATATACGGGGATGACTCCAACTGAGTATAGGGAAAGAGAGTCTTTCTGA
- a CDS encoding OmpA family protein, translating to MKKSIILSVFVAAALTANAQTTVQGSKFTDNWSVELKTGMITPLTHSAFFKNARPALGLEFTKQLTPVFGLGVQGMGYINTTNSKTAFDVSDLSLLGKVNLMNLFAGYTGVPRIFEVEAVAGAGWLHYYMDGPGDVNSWSSRFGLNFNFNLGEAKAWTVGVKPALVYDMQGEHNRSRFNANNAAFELTAGVAYHFGGSNGSHHFTLAKLYDPAEISDLNNSINNLRSQVNEKNGQINVDAQKISALQQEVNNLQNRVIPVETVVETSRIPESIITFRQGRSTVDASQLPNVERVASYMKKYANTTVVIKGYASPEGSAEVNARIAKARAEAVKTILVNKYKINPSRITAEGQGVGDMFTEPDWNRVSICSIIEDAK from the coding sequence ATGAAAAAGTCAATTATTCTATCAGTTTTTGTAGCAGCAGCACTCACAGCGAATGCTCAGACTACTGTACAAGGCAGCAAATTCACAGACAACTGGTCTGTAGAACTAAAAACCGGCATGATAACTCCCCTAACCCACAGCGCATTCTTCAAGAACGCCCGTCCGGCTTTGGGACTTGAGTTTACCAAGCAACTGACTCCTGTTTTCGGACTGGGAGTTCAAGGCATGGGATATATAAACACCACGAATAGCAAAACAGCTTTCGATGTTTCCGACCTTAGCTTATTGGGCAAGGTCAACCTGATGAACCTGTTCGCAGGTTATACGGGCGTTCCCCGCATATTCGAAGTCGAAGCCGTGGCCGGTGCGGGATGGCTGCACTACTACATGGACGGCCCTGGAGATGTGAATTCCTGGTCCAGCCGTTTCGGACTGAACTTCAACTTCAACCTTGGCGAAGCTAAAGCTTGGACGGTAGGAGTGAAACCGGCACTGGTATATGATATGCAAGGTGAACACAACCGGAGCCGGTTCAATGCGAACAATGCGGCATTTGAGCTGACGGCAGGCGTAGCTTATCACTTTGGTGGCAGCAACGGAAGTCATCACTTCACTTTGGCGAAGCTCTATGATCCGGCCGAAATAAGCGACCTGAACAATTCTATCAATAATCTTCGCTCGCAAGTGAATGAGAAGAACGGCCAGATCAATGTTGACGCACAGAAGATCAGTGCACTGCAACAGGAAGTCAATAACTTACAGAACCGGGTAATTCCTGTTGAGACGGTAGTGGAAACCAGCCGTATTCCGGAATCCATCATTACTTTCAGACAAGGTAGATCTACAGTCGATGCCTCTCAGTTGCCAAATGTGGAACGTGTAGCTTCTTACATGAAGAAATACGCAAATACAACAGTGGTAATTAAGGGATACGCTTCACCGGAAGGTAGTGCCGAAGTCAATGCAAGAATAGCTAAAGCGCGTGCCGAAGCTGTAAAAACAATCTTGGTGAATAAGTATAAAATCAACCCGTCACGTATTACTGCCGAAGGTCAGGGAGTGGGTGACATGTTCACAGAACCGGATTGGAACCGGGTTAGTATCTGTTCTATTATTGAAGATGCCAAATAA
- a CDS encoding HU family DNA-binding protein has product MAILFEWYENPVAPSQTQEETKLHARITLNGTADTARLRRKIQERCSLTETDVSAVLDALSHAMGDELAEGKQVHLDGIGYFHPTLTCTGEITKDTKRKNTKVKLKGIKFRADQTLKNEIGAVRLKNIKHNGHSNKLTDEEIDHRLTNYFSEHRMLTRCDFQRVCGMMKSTAMRHIRRLKEEGKLKNIGILTQPLYVANPGYYGVTEEVKM; this is encoded by the coding sequence ATGGCAATCTTATTCGAGTGGTATGAAAACCCGGTGGCCCCAAGCCAAACTCAGGAGGAAACGAAACTTCACGCACGCATCACGCTCAACGGAACAGCGGACACGGCCAGGCTGCGGCGCAAAATTCAAGAACGCTGCTCACTAACGGAAACGGATGTAAGCGCCGTGCTCGATGCCCTGTCGCACGCGATGGGCGACGAACTGGCAGAAGGCAAACAGGTGCATCTGGACGGGATCGGCTATTTCCACCCCACTCTGACTTGCACGGGGGAAATCACCAAAGATACGAAACGGAAGAATACGAAAGTAAAACTGAAAGGTATCAAGTTCCGGGCGGACCAGACTCTGAAAAATGAAATCGGTGCCGTCCGGCTGAAAAACATCAAGCATAACGGGCACTCCAATAAACTGACTGACGAAGAGATTGACCATCGGCTGACGAATTATTTCAGCGAACACCGGATGCTGACCAGATGTGACTTCCAAAGAGTGTGCGGCATGATGAAATCGACTGCAATGAGGCATATACGGCGCCTGAAAGAGGAAGGAAAGCTGAAAAATATCGGAATTCTGACACAACCGCTATATGTGGCGAATCCGGGCTATTATGGTGTAACAGAAGAAGTTAAAATGTAG
- a CDS encoding BT4734/BF3469 family protein has translation MKITLIRHDKESGKEMLTVCDAGVLIEKMKSETKAGYVTGLRTVLPELEGTHAMYEHIDKLPRIYPALEYARTKDGGRKMKQYNGLLQLEVKKLAGLGEVDLVKRQAMLLPQTFAAFCGSSGKSVKIWVRFALPDGNLPKREQEAMLFHAHAYRLAVSCYQPLLPFPITLREPSLTQSCRMTLDEQPEYNPAAVSFCLEQPFSMPGEETFRQRRLAEKNPLLRMEPGYETSQTFVMLFESALDKAFRELENWRRGDDLQPLLVHLAEHCYKAGIPEEEVVRQVLIHYHRQSDEQTVRTILHNLYQECKGFGKKSALTPEQDTALRLEEFMERRYEFRYNTVLNDLEFRQRDSIHFYFKTMDRRARNSIAINALKEGIRAWDRDVERYLTSDFVPLYNPVEEYLCGVGRWDGKDRIRALADLVPCNNPYWRELFYRWFLSMVAHWRGLDRQHGNSTSPLLVGAQGFRKSTYCRIILPPELRFGYTDSLDFKSKQDAERYLGRFMLVNLDEFDQINLNQQGFLKHLLQKPVANLRKPYASSIQEVRRYASFIGTSNQMDLLTDPSGSRRFICIEVTAPIDTNVAINYRQLYAQAMHDIYKGERYWLDDKDEAILKQTNRDFEQVTPLEQLFSSYFQPAESEEAGEWLTAMEIFNYLQTKTRDRLSISKIACFGRSLRKLDIPCKKSNRGTVYLLEKVG, from the coding sequence ATGAAAATCACCTTGATAAGACATGACAAAGAGAGTGGTAAGGAAATGCTCACTGTCTGTGACGCCGGCGTGCTGATAGAGAAAATGAAATCGGAAACAAAAGCCGGGTATGTGACAGGACTCCGAACCGTCCTGCCGGAACTGGAAGGAACCCATGCGATGTACGAGCATATTGACAAATTACCGCGTATTTATCCCGCATTGGAGTATGCCCGTACCAAAGACGGCGGGCGGAAGATGAAGCAATACAACGGACTGCTGCAGCTGGAAGTGAAAAAGCTGGCGGGCTTGGGAGAAGTTGACCTGGTGAAGCGGCAAGCCATGCTGTTGCCGCAGACTTTCGCCGCTTTTTGCGGTTCCAGCGGAAAGAGCGTGAAGATATGGGTGCGTTTTGCCCTGCCTGACGGAAATCTGCCTAAAAGGGAACAGGAGGCGATGCTTTTTCATGCGCATGCCTACAGGTTGGCTGTAAGTTGTTACCAGCCGTTACTCCCGTTTCCCATTACTTTGAGAGAACCTTCGCTGACACAAAGTTGCCGCATGACGCTGGATGAACAGCCCGAATATAATCCGGCTGCCGTATCGTTTTGTCTGGAACAGCCCTTCTCTATGCCCGGAGAAGAGACTTTCCGGCAACGTCGCCTGGCGGAGAAAAATCCGTTGTTGCGGATGGAGCCGGGTTATGAGACTTCGCAAACATTTGTCATGCTTTTTGAGAGTGCGCTCGACAAGGCTTTCCGCGAGCTGGAGAATTGGAGGCGGGGCGATGATTTACAGCCTTTGCTCGTCCACCTTGCCGAACACTGCTACAAAGCCGGCATACCGGAAGAGGAAGTGGTGCGGCAGGTGCTGATTCATTATCATCGCCAGTCCGATGAGCAGACGGTGCGCACTATACTTCATAACCTGTATCAGGAATGTAAAGGTTTCGGCAAAAAGAGCGCACTGACTCCCGAACAGGACACCGCGTTGAGGCTGGAGGAGTTTATGGAACGCCGCTATGAGTTCCGCTATAATACGGTCTTGAATGACCTTGAGTTCCGCCAGCGCGATTCCATTCATTTTTATTTTAAGACTATGGACCGCAGGGCGCGCAACAGCATTGCCATCAATGCCCTGAAAGAAGGTATCCGTGCCTGGGACAGGGATGTGGAACGCTATCTGACGTCCGACTTCGTGCCTCTGTACAATCCGGTCGAGGAGTATCTTTGCGGTGTGGGCCGCTGGGATGGGAAAGACCGCATCCGGGCGCTTGCCGACCTCGTGCCGTGCAACAATCCATATTGGCGGGAGCTGTTCTATCGCTGGTTTCTCAGTATGGTGGCGCATTGGAGGGGACTCGACCGGCAGCATGGCAACAGTACGTCGCCTCTGTTGGTAGGTGCGCAAGGTTTTCGGAAATCTACGTATTGCCGCATTATTCTGCCACCCGAGTTGCGCTTTGGTTATACGGACAGTCTTGACTTTAAGAGCAAGCAGGATGCCGAACGTTATCTGGGACGCTTTATGCTGGTCAATCTGGATGAATTCGACCAGATTAATCTCAATCAGCAGGGCTTTCTGAAACATTTGCTTCAGAAGCCGGTGGCTAATCTGCGGAAACCGTATGCGAGCAGTATTCAGGAGGTGCGCCGTTATGCTTCGTTTATCGGTACGAGCAATCAGATGGATTTGCTGACCGATCCCAGTGGCAGCCGCCGTTTCATCTGCATTGAGGTGACTGCGCCCATCGATACGAATGTTGCCATCAATTACAGGCAGTTGTATGCCCAGGCCATGCATGATATATATAAAGGTGAACGTTACTGGCTGGACGATAAAGATGAGGCGATTTTGAAACAAACCAATCGCGATTTTGAACAGGTCACTCCGCTTGAGCAGCTTTTCAGTAGCTACTTCCAGCCTGCGGAAAGTGAAGAGGCGGGAGAGTGGCTGACTGCCATGGAAATCTTCAACTATTTGCAGACCAAGACCAGGGACAGATTGTCAATCAGTAAAATAGCATGCTTCGGCCGCTCACTTCGGAAACTGGACATTCCTTGTAAGAAGTCGAATAGGGGGACGGTTTATCTTTTGGAGAAGGTGGGATGA